The nucleotide window GACGCCCTCGTGGACAGAGAAAAATTAGGAAGCACCGGCGTGGGGGAAGAAGTTGCCATCCCCCATGCAAAACTTGATTCAATAGATGATGTCATTGTCCTTTTAGCAATTTCAAAAAAAGGTATTGACTTTGAGTCTATTGATAAGCAGCCGGTAAAGGTTATTTTTCTGGTGCTGGCTTCTGTTAAGAAAATGAATCTGCATTTAAAAACACTGGCAAGAATTTCCCGCTTGATTAAATCCACCGATTTCAAAACCAAGGTTTTGAGTGCATCAAGTAAAAGTGAAATTTTGAATATTCTGAATGAAGAGGAAGCTAAATTGTAATGAACAAAGTCGCCGTATCCGAATTATTGGGAGATGATGCGAAACATCTCAAACTGGAGTTGCTGTACGGCAAAGCCTGGCTGGATTCGAAATTTATAAGCAGTTTTCGAATTCAAAAGCCCGGGCTTGGCCTGGCAGGCTATACCGATCATATACACGGCGGCAGAGTCCAGATATTAGGTAATACGGAGATATCTTATCTCCAAACGCTCACCAGGGATGACAGATATTTTTCCATATCAGAGCTTTGTAAAAAAGACATTGCCTGTTTTGTAGTCACAAAAAATCTTAAAGTTCCTTCCGAACTTTTAACATGTGTAAAAAAACATAATATTCCGCTTATGAGAACAGCTTTGGTTAGCTCTGAAGCAATAACAAAAATATCTGACTTTTTGGAATATAAACTTGCACCGGAAACAGTAATTCATGGTGTTCTGATGGATGTTTATGGTGTGGGCGTACTTATAATAGGCCGCAGCGGCATAGGTAAAAGTGAATGTGCATTGGAATTAATCAAAAGAGGTCACAGATTAGCGGCGGATGATGCTGTTCATATCATAAGAAAACAGGACTTTTTGATAGGAGCAAGTAACGACCTTTTGCATTACCATATTGAATTAAGAGGTCTGGGTATACTGAACGTAAAGGATATGTACGGTGTGAATGCAATAAGAGTGAGGAAAAAGGTGGAGCTTGTTGTGAATTTTGTAGACTGGAACAGTGAGGAAAGCTATGAAAGAACAGGCCTTGATAATAAATATTTTGAGATTCTGGGTATTCATCTCCCTATAATAATGCTTCCTGTTTCGCCGGGACGTAATATGGCCGTTATTGTTGAATCAGCCGCCAAAAATCAGCTTTTAAAATATATGGGCTATGATGCTGCCAGGGAATTTGAGAATAAACTCAACAAAAAGCTTAAGGAAAGCGAGAATATCGAATCCGACAGTTTTTTTGACAGTAAAGGGGTTGAATAATTGCCGAATATCTCAGTGGTTGTTTTGACAGGACTGTCAGGTGCCGGCAAATCTGTGGCGGCGAATGCCCTTGAAGATATTGGCTTTTATACGATAGATAATCTGCCGTTGGTGATTATAGAAAAGTTTGTTGATATTATTTTTGATTTTAACGTTGAAATAAACAAAATTGCTCTTGTTATTGACTCCAGAAGTAAGAATTTTGAAAAAATATATGAAATCATCAAGCTGCTTAAAGATAAATATTATGCTGAAGTTGTCTTTTTAACTTCGGATAACCAGACAATCATAAATCGTTATAAAGAAACCAGACGAAAGCATCCTATGGGCGATGATTTGCCGGAAGCCATTAAAAGTGAAAAGGAAGGGATGTCAGGTGTTAAAGATATTTCCGATATAGTGCTTGATACTTCAGTTTATAATGTGCATCAGCTCTCAGCTGTTATAGAGGATTATTTTAAAGATGCCACCGCTTCCTCTATTTATATAACCGTTCAATCGTTTGGCTTCAAATACGGGATACCTGCTGAATCCGATCTTGTTCTGGATGTCCGGTTCTTAAAAAACCCTCATTTTGTTAAAGAATTCAGAGATTTGACGGGGGTTGATACCGAGGTCAGAGACTATATCTTCAAAGATAAAAGGACAAAGGAGATGCTGAAGAAAATTAAACCGCTCTTTGATTTTCTTCTGCCAAATTACGTAACGGAAGGTAAAAAATTCTTAACAGTATCTATAGGCTGTACCGGCGGGAAACACAGGTCTGTGGCTATTGTTGAGGAAATTGGGAAATACCTGGAGAAGAAACATAAAAATAAAATTTATATAAAACACAGAGATATTGACAGGAGTTGATATGGTTGGTGTTATACTTTTAACACACGGTTCCTTGGGAATTGAGTTATTGAAAACGAGTGAAATGATAATAGGCAAGCAGGATAAAGTAGATTTCTTATCTGTACAGAGCGGAGCTTCTCTCGGGGACCTGGCAGGAGATCTTGACAGGCTGATTAACAAATATAAAGACGGAGGAGTGCTTATTCTGACGGATATGTTTGGCGGCAGCCCTTCCAATATTGCCATGGCTTACCTGGAGAAAAGCAAAGTGGATGTAGTTACAGGTGTAAACCTGCCTATGCTTATTAAAACTTTCAGTATGAGAAAAGACATCAAAAATCCGCAGGAACTGGGAAGAGCTGCTATACAAACCGGAAAGGAGAGTATAATTCTGGCAGGGGACTTGATGACTAAATGAACAAGAAAATTATATTCAGAGTAGACGACAGACTTATACACGGGCAGGTTATAGAAGGATGGATAAAATATTACAAAATTAATGATATTATAATTGTGAGCGACAGAATATGTTCAGATGATCTTCAAAGAATGATTTATTCAAGTATACTACCTGCCAACTGTACACTTAATTTTTACTGTGTGGATGATTTCACCAAAAATTATAGGGAAATTTCTACCACAAAGAACAGTCTGCTTGTTTTGTTTGAATCGGTGAATGATCTCTACAGAGTGCGTGATATACTTGATGAGAGCATATTTATTAATATAGGGTGTGTTGCTTCTAGAGAGCATAAAATTGAAATTACGGATACAGTTTTTCTCGACAAAAAAGAAGTGTTGAAACTAAGTGAGCTTCGTGACAGGTTCAATATCTTTGTAAAAAAGCTGCCATGGGAGACAGCTGTTGAAATTAAAAATTTTATCAATCTTATAGAGGATTAATGTGAATTATATTGCTTTGCTGCTCCTCGCCGGTTTTTCTTCTGTAGACAGGAATGCGGCATTTCACATTATGCTTTCAAGGCCGCTGGTACTATCAACAATCATAGGTCTGTTGTTCGGCAATGTGTATCTGTGTTTTCTTTCCGGACTGCTTATAGAGTTGTTCGGAAATATTGATGTTCCAGTGGGAACGAAAATATCCAAAGATGACACATTCATGGCATATTCTATGGGCATTCTTGTAAGTTTCGGAATAATTCAGACGTTGAGTGACTATCTTTTGGGCCTATTGTTGGTAATCATTTTTGTTTTTCCTGTAACATACGTGGATATGCTTACGAGAAAGTGGAATCAGCACATGCTTGACAAATATCTTAAATACAGAATCTACAAATCCCCTTTCGGGATTTTAATTAAAGGTATAACTGTAGCTTTTCTAAAAGGTGTGGTGCTTTACAACATTTTTTGTCTCATTGCTGCTTTTATCCTTGTTCGGATTGAAGATTATTTGAGTATACAGGGGGAAATAACGGCCTATATTTTTCTCATAGCATCTTTTCTGGCAGGTTATCTTATAAGATTTTTGAGTTTTAAAAGTGTATATAAATATATTATTTTTTCATCGGGGTTGCTTTTAGGATGGTTGGTCATTTGAACAAAGGTAAAAGCTTTCTGAAAAGTTTTATTTTTACCGGAAACTGGAACTATGAGAATATGCAGGGCTCCGGATTCAGATATCTTTTGGAAGAAATTGACCATGCAAATGACTTGGGTATGGACCATAATCAGCTAAGCAGACAGACAGAATACTTCAATACCCATCCCTTTTTGGTAACCTTTGTTCTTGGGGTATGGTTCAAAGAGTTTATCAGGGAAGGACAGCCGGATTACTTTAAGAAGGTCTACTCATCAGCGCTGGCTGCTCTTGGTGACAGCTTTTTCTGGCACTCACTGCGTCCTATTTCTTTTATAATAGCTGCTTTGTTCGGTTTGATGAATCCTGTTTTAGGCGTTATAAT belongs to Flexistipes sp. and includes:
- a CDS encoding PTS sugar transporter subunit IIA; protein product: MNLSDYVDEDLVCEVDGSPDKNTVLSDLVEILYDKELLKDKEGAYDALVDREKLGSTGVGEEVAIPHAKLDSIDDVIVLLAISKKGIDFESIDKQPVKVIFLVLASVKKMNLHLKTLARISRLIKSTDFKTKVLSASSKSEILNILNEEEAKL
- the hprK gene encoding HPr(Ser) kinase/phosphatase, encoding MNKVAVSELLGDDAKHLKLELLYGKAWLDSKFISSFRIQKPGLGLAGYTDHIHGGRVQILGNTEISYLQTLTRDDRYFSISELCKKDIACFVVTKNLKVPSELLTCVKKHNIPLMRTALVSSEAITKISDFLEYKLAPETVIHGVLMDVYGVGVLIIGRSGIGKSECALELIKRGHRLAADDAVHIIRKQDFLIGASNDLLHYHIELRGLGILNVKDMYGVNAIRVRKKVELVVNFVDWNSEESYERTGLDNKYFEILGIHLPIIMLPVSPGRNMAVIVESAAKNQLLKYMGYDAAREFENKLNKKLKESENIESDSFFDSKGVE
- the rapZ gene encoding RNase adapter RapZ, which codes for MPNISVVVLTGLSGAGKSVAANALEDIGFYTIDNLPLVIIEKFVDIIFDFNVEINKIALVIDSRSKNFEKIYEIIKLLKDKYYAEVVFLTSDNQTIINRYKETRRKHPMGDDLPEAIKSEKEGMSGVKDISDIVLDTSVYNVHQLSAVIEDYFKDATASSIYITVQSFGFKYGIPAESDLVLDVRFLKNPHFVKEFRDLTGVDTEVRDYIFKDKRTKEMLKKIKPLFDFLLPNYVTEGKKFLTVSIGCTGGKHRSVAIVEEIGKYLEKKHKNKIYIKHRDIDRS
- a CDS encoding PTS sugar transporter subunit IIA; translated protein: MVGVILLTHGSLGIELLKTSEMIIGKQDKVDFLSVQSGASLGDLAGDLDRLINKYKDGGVLILTDMFGGSPSNIAMAYLEKSKVDVVTGVNLPMLIKTFSMRKDIKNPQELGRAAIQTGKESIILAGDLMTK
- a CDS encoding PTS system mannose/fructose/N-acetylgalactosamine-transporter subunit IIB → MNKKIIFRVDDRLIHGQVIEGWIKYYKINDIIIVSDRICSDDLQRMIYSSILPANCTLNFYCVDDFTKNYREISTTKNSLLVLFESVNDLYRVRDILDESIFINIGCVASREHKIEITDTVFLDKKEVLKLSELRDRFNIFVKKLPWETAVEIKNFINLIED
- a CDS encoding PTS sugar transporter subunit IIC; protein product: MNYIALLLLAGFSSVDRNAAFHIMLSRPLVLSTIIGLLFGNVYLCFLSGLLIELFGNIDVPVGTKISKDDTFMAYSMGILVSFGIIQTLSDYLLGLLLVIIFVFPVTYVDMLTRKWNQHMLDKYLKYRIYKSPFGILIKGITVAFLKGVVLYNIFCLIAAFILVRIEDYLSIQGEITAYIFLIASFLAGYLIRFLSFKSVYKYIIFSSGLLLGWLVI
- a CDS encoding PTS system mannose/fructose/sorbose family transporter subunit IID, whose translation is MNKGKSFLKSFIFTGNWNYENMQGSGFRYLLEEIDHANDLGMDHNQLSRQTEYFNTHPFLVTFVLGVWFKEFIREGQPDYFKKVYSSALAALGDSFFWHSLRPISFIIAALFGLMNPVLGVIMYLLVFNFFHFIFLYIGFDMGYVLGKEVISWFNRIKFNKWSAYSDFITSFLLGVLLSLGLKEYGMETVTYYFFATCFLLVGFFIAKKLDVLFSLIIAIIACLVMLYVKGG